The following proteins come from a genomic window of Paenibacillus swuensis:
- a CDS encoding response regulator: MYTILIVEDEPHIRKGIISMVDWSSLQVTVIGEAGNGADALALMEQQAPDLLLTDIEMPRMNGLELIRTTQERGWNITPLILSGHDQFHYTKQALKLGISDYILKPCRPGEIQEVISNAILNRQQRSNEQENISLLKKNWVQGLPYMKNQVLSRWFQHASNPVEDRPRQAAQLEMKLRSEKLTLFLLRFDSSSFANPNYSESDAELIRFAACNILQEVVPAEFMPYCEIVRVGDDIAIVGNVESVSGNVLSMAFLQEKLESLQKLLQSYLKVSLSIGISASVHPLDTLHIAFQEACEALRQKFFRGSGGIYFWEQHKDTPVQVAPNRKTELALHENKLLEQLRAGKFSEAIDEMDEWLALLQQLEDTSAVQLHTMSLLTKMSDIVDQPEHQAEWGNTSAALISRYSALESFDDVAKLISEMIRQLVDMLHMGKPLHKSVVLAKQYMEANYRHNLTVESVSKEIFVSPNYLSTLFKQEMGIRFLDYLHQYRIQQAKALLLDTDMKIYHVAKSCGYNDEKHFTKMFKKWTGVNPSEFK, encoded by the coding sequence ATGTACACCATACTCATCGTTGAAGACGAACCGCATATTCGTAAAGGAATTATCTCCATGGTGGACTGGTCTTCCTTGCAGGTAACGGTAATCGGGGAGGCCGGTAACGGAGCGGATGCGCTGGCTCTGATGGAGCAGCAAGCTCCGGATCTGTTGTTGACCGACATTGAGATGCCCCGGATGAACGGACTGGAGTTAATCCGGACAACACAGGAACGGGGATGGAACATTACGCCGCTTATTCTGTCGGGACACGATCAGTTTCACTACACGAAGCAAGCGCTGAAACTTGGAATTTCCGATTATATATTGAAGCCGTGCCGACCCGGGGAAATTCAGGAGGTCATCTCCAATGCCATCTTGAACAGACAACAGCGCTCTAATGAACAGGAGAATATCTCTCTCCTCAAGAAGAACTGGGTTCAGGGCCTGCCCTACATGAAAAACCAGGTGTTATCGCGATGGTTCCAGCATGCGAGCAACCCTGTTGAGGATCGCCCCAGGCAGGCTGCGCAATTGGAGATGAAGCTGCGGAGCGAGAAGTTGACCCTGTTCCTCCTCCGCTTCGATTCCAGCTCGTTCGCCAATCCGAACTATTCCGAATCCGATGCCGAGTTGATTCGGTTTGCGGCTTGTAACATTTTGCAGGAGGTTGTCCCGGCTGAATTTATGCCTTATTGCGAGATTGTTCGTGTTGGCGATGATATTGCGATTGTCGGCAACGTGGAGTCTGTGTCCGGTAATGTCCTATCGATGGCGTTTCTGCAAGAAAAGCTCGAGTCGCTGCAAAAGCTGTTGCAATCGTACTTGAAGGTCTCCCTGTCCATCGGCATAAGCGCATCCGTACATCCTCTGGACACATTGCATATCGCATTCCAGGAAGCTTGCGAAGCTCTGCGGCAGAAGTTCTTTCGGGGAAGCGGCGGGATCTATTTCTGGGAGCAACATAAGGATACGCCTGTGCAGGTCGCGCCGAATCGGAAGACGGAGCTTGCCTTGCATGAGAATAAGCTGCTGGAACAGCTGCGGGCGGGAAAGTTCAGCGAGGCCATAGACGAGATGGATGAATGGCTGGCCTTGCTCCAACAGCTGGAGGACACTTCCGCGGTGCAGCTGCATACGATGTCTCTACTTACGAAGATGAGCGATATTGTGGACCAGCCGGAGCATCAAGCGGAGTGGGGGAATACATCCGCGGCGTTAATCAGCCGTTATTCCGCGCTGGAGAGCTTCGATGATGTAGCCAAGCTGATCTCCGAGATGATCAGGCAGTTGGTGGATATGCTGCACATGGGCAAGCCTCTGCATAAATCCGTTGTGCTGGCGAAGCAATATATGGAGGCGAATTACCGGCATAACCTCACGGTCGAGTCTGTCAGCAAAGAAATCTTCGTGTCGCCGAATTATCTGAGCACCTTATTCAAGCAGGAGATGGGCATTCGGTTTCTGGATTATCTGCATCAATACCGGATTCAACAAGCGAAGGCGCTGCTGCTCGATACGGATATGAAGATCTATCATGTCGCGAAGTCATGCGGCTATAACGATGAGAAACATTTTACGAAGATGTTCAAAAAGTGGACGGGCGTCAATCCCTCGGAGTTTAAATAA
- a CDS encoding beta-mannosidase, whose amino-acid sequence MTAVTTIDLKGTWKMRRVCEDAWIPATVPGSVYYDLLNAGLMEDPYYRDNDIRAAKLSDYDYEYSRIFEVNSELLKHDRVFLRFEGLDTLAELHLNGRLLAKTDNMHRTYEFDVKDFVAAGENDLLIVFRSPTEYVRRKYKENPIWSVNGIEGFQYIRKAHYMFGWDWGPCLPDMGIWRNVSLIGQSIAALDEVYVTQKHGEDAVDLDIRVGIDAWTKEDYTLNVTLRTPAGEILMARQEDAQATEHIGLQVTKPELWWPNGFGAQPLYELEVVLMSGELELGRRHMRIGLRTMTVTQQDDQWGRSFSICVNGHDIFAMGGNYIPEDQIIARTNREKTERLIQDCVAANNNCIRVWGGGYYAEDYFYDLCDEYGLIVWQDHLYACAVYDFTEEFKENIVQETIQNMKRIRHHASLGLWCGNNEMEWAWVDWDINQSLKLKADYIKQFEVVLPELAREIDPNTFYWLASPSSFGSFEKPNDENYGDMHDWSIWHGRKPFTDFRNRFPRFMSEFGLQAFPSMKTIDTFALPEDHNVYSYVMEDHQKHPSGIEPTVYYLSQYFKFPKDFQSFPYVSQLIQAEGVRYGVEHWRRHRGRCMGAVYWQLNDSWPVTSWASIDSYGRWKALHYAARKFFAPVLLSAWEEGVTASLHVSNESLNPFKGKVHWSLKDRASKVIREGQAAADVPALTTVSLAELDFAAELDSDEKKRRHYLEYTLVTDEGYVSDGCTIFLPAKHFELLPASLQATVEETADAFEVTVLSDVFAMFVELEMEKSDAVFSDNYFHLTGGVCRKVVALKSTLSEPLTLDMFKAQLKLRSLEDSY is encoded by the coding sequence ATGACTGCTGTAACAACCATCGATTTGAAAGGCACATGGAAAATGCGAAGAGTATGTGAAGACGCCTGGATACCCGCGACCGTGCCGGGTTCCGTCTATTATGATCTTTTGAACGCCGGCTTAATGGAGGATCCTTATTACCGAGATAATGACATCCGTGCGGCCAAGCTGTCGGATTACGATTATGAATATAGCCGGATTTTTGAAGTAAACAGTGAACTGTTGAAGCATGATCGGGTGTTTCTTCGTTTCGAGGGCTTGGACACGCTTGCCGAGCTTCACCTGAACGGCCGACTTCTGGCGAAGACAGACAACATGCACAGAACGTATGAGTTCGATGTGAAAGATTTTGTCGCAGCTGGCGAGAACGACCTTCTTATCGTATTCCGTTCCCCTACAGAGTACGTTCGGCGTAAATATAAAGAGAACCCGATCTGGTCCGTAAACGGGATTGAGGGCTTCCAGTACATTCGTAAAGCGCATTATATGTTCGGTTGGGACTGGGGTCCTTGTCTGCCGGATATGGGCATCTGGCGCAATGTCAGTCTGATCGGCCAAAGTATCGCGGCGTTGGACGAAGTATACGTTACGCAGAAGCATGGGGAAGATGCCGTGGACCTGGATATCCGCGTCGGTATCGATGCTTGGACCAAGGAAGATTACACGTTAAACGTTACATTGCGCACCCCAGCCGGGGAGATATTGATGGCCCGTCAGGAAGACGCGCAAGCGACCGAACATATCGGGCTACAGGTAACGAAGCCGGAGCTATGGTGGCCGAACGGCTTCGGCGCGCAGCCGCTGTATGAGCTGGAGGTGGTGCTGATGAGCGGGGAACTGGAGCTTGGCCGCAGGCATATGCGTATCGGACTTCGCACGATGACCGTAACCCAACAGGATGATCAGTGGGGCCGTTCCTTCTCCATCTGTGTGAACGGGCATGATATTTTCGCCATGGGCGGCAATTATATTCCCGAAGATCAGATTATCGCCCGCACGAATCGGGAGAAGACCGAGCGCCTGATCCAGGATTGCGTTGCCGCCAACAACAACTGCATTCGCGTCTGGGGCGGCGGCTATTACGCCGAGGATTACTTCTATGATCTGTGCGACGAGTACGGCTTAATCGTATGGCAAGATCATCTGTATGCGTGCGCGGTGTACGACTTCACGGAAGAATTCAAGGAGAACATCGTTCAAGAGACGATTCAGAATATGAAGCGCATCCGCCACCATGCCTCGTTGGGTCTGTGGTGCGGAAACAATGAGATGGAATGGGCATGGGTAGATTGGGATATTAACCAGAGTCTGAAGCTCAAGGCGGATTATATCAAGCAGTTCGAGGTCGTTCTTCCAGAGCTTGCTAGGGAAATTGACCCGAATACATTCTACTGGCTTGCTTCCCCCTCTTCCTTTGGCAGCTTCGAGAAGCCGAATGATGAGAATTACGGCGATATGCATGACTGGAGCATCTGGCATGGACGCAAACCGTTCACCGATTTCCGTAACCGGTTCCCGAGGTTCATGTCGGAGTTCGGATTGCAGGCGTTCCCGAGCATGAAGACGATCGATACCTTTGCCCTTCCGGAGGATCACAATGTGTATTCCTACGTCATGGAAGATCATCAGAAGCATCCTTCCGGCATTGAACCGACGGTGTATTACTTGTCTCAATACTTCAAGTTTCCTAAGGATTTCCAATCGTTCCCTTACGTATCTCAGCTCATTCAGGCCGAAGGCGTGCGTTACGGCGTGGAACACTGGAGAAGACACAGAGGACGTTGCATGGGGGCCGTGTACTGGCAGTTGAATGACTCCTGGCCGGTGACTTCCTGGGCTAGTATCGATTCTTACGGCCGTTGGAAGGCGTTACACTATGCGGCTCGCAAGTTCTTCGCGCCCGTGTTGCTCTCCGCATGGGAAGAAGGCGTTACCGCATCGCTTCATGTCAGCAACGAGTCGTTGAACCCGTTCAAGGGTAAGGTCCACTGGAGTCTGAAGGACCGAGCGTCGAAGGTCATTCGCGAAGGTCAGGCGGCGGCGGACGTTCCAGCCTTAACCACTGTATCCTTGGCAGAGCTGGACTTCGCGGCGGAGCTGGATTCCGACGAGAAGAAGCGCAGACATTATCTGGAGTACACGCTGGTTACGGACGAGGGGTATGTCAGCGACGGATGTACGATTTTCCTGCCGGCGAAGCACTTCGAGCTGTTGCCTGCCAGCCTGCAAGCGACCGTGGAAGAGACCGCGGACGCCTTCGAGGTCACGGTTCTATCCGACGTGTTCGCGATGTTCGTGGAGCTCGAGATGGAGAAGTCCGATGCTGTGTTCAGCGATAACTACTTCCATCTGACCGGGGGCGTATGCCGCAAGGTTGTGGCATTAAAATCTACCCTGTCCGAGCCGCTCACGCTGGACATGTTCAAGGCCCAGCTAAAGCTTCGCAGTTTGGAAGACAGCTACTAA
- a CDS encoding helix-turn-helix domain-containing protein, whose translation MEIYKFVADTQLGVGVESLFFTVQSLHHASPLHCHDYYEIFLVIEGEAIHCVNGAREPISQGAMVFMRPEDIHAYDWAGEQDCRFINIIFRQEAMENAFAFLGKAFNRELLLNCTVPPTVYVTLLEQEHITGRLDRMGVYRGRDEKALEVLLRGLLIDLLVTHFGKFQIGPDERLPSWLEALLVQMQREDNFTAGLPRMYELSNRSPGHLNRVFRQLLHTTPVEYINQLKLNYTKHLLATTSLSVTDIALTAGFNNLSHYHHLFRRVFHRTPMEFRAEQPEAERVRVDMNRDDNVVT comes from the coding sequence TTGGAGATCTATAAGTTTGTGGCGGACACGCAGCTTGGAGTGGGGGTGGAATCGCTCTTCTTCACCGTGCAATCCTTACATCATGCGTCGCCGTTGCATTGCCATGATTATTATGAAATCTTCCTGGTGATTGAAGGGGAAGCGATTCACTGTGTGAACGGGGCGAGGGAGCCGATTAGCCAAGGCGCGATGGTGTTCATGCGGCCCGAAGATATACACGCCTATGACTGGGCTGGCGAGCAGGATTGCCGTTTCATTAATATCATCTTCAGACAGGAAGCGATGGAGAACGCGTTCGCTTTTCTGGGGAAGGCGTTTAACCGGGAACTGCTGCTGAATTGCACAGTGCCGCCGACCGTATATGTGACGCTATTGGAGCAGGAGCATATTACGGGCCGGTTGGACCGGATGGGGGTATATCGGGGAAGGGACGAGAAGGCGCTAGAAGTATTGCTCCGAGGGTTATTGATTGATTTGTTGGTTACCCATTTCGGAAAATTCCAGATCGGTCCGGATGAGAGGCTGCCGAGCTGGCTGGAAGCACTGTTGGTTCAAATGCAACGCGAAGATAACTTTACGGCGGGGCTGCCCCGCATGTACGAGTTGTCCAACCGAAGTCCCGGCCACCTCAATCGTGTATTTCGACAGCTGCTCCACACGACACCGGTTGAATATATTAATCAGCTGAAACTTAACTACACGAAGCATCTCCTTGCGACCACATCCCTGAGCGTGACAGATATCGCGCTGACCGCCGGATTTAATAACCTCAGCCACTACCATCATCTGTTCCGCAGAGTGTTCCATCGCACGCCCATGGAATTCCGCGCTGAGCAGCCGGAGGCTGAACGAGTGCGGGTGGATATGAATAGGGACGACAATGTCGTCACATGA
- a CDS encoding S-layer homology domain-containing protein: MAALINRAYGFTEQSQEDFKDVSPKKWYYAEIAKAKSAGYLSGNQDGSFKPDSVVTRQEAAKMISDLMKLDVAKAEGALNGFKDADRIPNWSKPALQAVKSAGYMSGYTDQTIRPATPITRAEAVVMLDKAVGTIISSNGVTGPETEKTIKGNVTITKAGTTLQNTVIEGDLNLTAGIGQGEVSLDHVTVKGRTIIAGGGENSIIVTDSSLNVAIVDKFRGKVRLLAKGNTVIQNTIVNSAVKLESEVKDNSKGFVNVEFRNKVKGESVQLQGYFTKVTVVTKVTVEVLERTEIGNLELASGAGESTVTVKESATLMKVVLNAAVTIKGSGTIKFVLVHVNGTTIEQKVEAYELGSATITITINGTVVVKTPGAPGTPITPGTPGTSVPPQTTIPNPNPNPNPNPNPDPEEELTDLPEAEGIFIVGDNAYSYIGEETNYSDLQIFLYDAVTDSVYETTYSTAYGPIGEFPINEGSIPNAEYIASLENEDYYALYDVPMLGSVSVNDVVYGHVFYGGLEKLSYKINDYNVNDLSAQQSASAKPLAHGDQMTMFFGENLTLVALWNASENKWELHSISSGSVSAPLNVKALTVTDTDINVTWNAVPDADYYYIYYSNALNGTYAPVLDKQGEKARITGTSYLDTSNLPNTQRYYKVTAVIDALHLESAESKVAFATTYHNKHTALNFTVTDSVQDPILPVIYMTDRAGQKVYSLNYETKELKSLAVSLPPESITYANGELFVALLKMPHSYVASVESGAIAIINAGNLTVTKTIDINLDPYDLAVDRNGYIYVSSGSDQWTDLKSYSRVGFGVGTSGIRHQSYILMHPTLDKIYAINTDTSPRDIRAYNLNTDGTFVEPAYPGGYDSPYHGDHTMTVFMKLSPDGKYLFNGAGTIFQTVSSKADDMKFVTKLTAGFSDVAFDIPNNQFFTISNTNVGVYNYNELKQTGIYHTDGMGSGLFEAKSQLIAITTLGGKTIVEYINKK; encoded by the coding sequence ATGGCAGCCTTGATTAACAGGGCGTATGGATTTACAGAACAGTCTCAAGAAGATTTCAAGGACGTTTCTCCAAAGAAATGGTATTATGCCGAGATTGCCAAAGCGAAATCAGCTGGATACCTATCGGGTAATCAGGACGGCTCATTCAAGCCCGATTCTGTTGTTACAAGACAAGAAGCGGCTAAGATGATAAGCGATCTGATGAAGTTGGATGTTGCGAAAGCAGAGGGCGCTTTAAACGGTTTTAAAGATGCGGACCGGATTCCTAATTGGAGCAAGCCTGCTTTACAAGCAGTTAAATCAGCAGGTTATATGAGCGGTTATACCGACCAAACGATTCGACCAGCCACCCCAATTACACGTGCCGAAGCCGTGGTGATGTTAGATAAAGCTGTCGGTACGATCATATCTTCCAATGGAGTTACAGGCCCGGAAACGGAAAAAACCATTAAAGGGAATGTAACCATTACCAAAGCAGGGACCACGCTACAAAACACGGTCATTGAAGGGGATTTGAACTTAACTGCCGGTATCGGACAGGGCGAAGTTTCGCTTGATCATGTTACAGTGAAAGGCAGAACCATTATAGCCGGCGGTGGAGAGAATAGTATCATTGTTACTGATTCTTCCTTGAATGTGGCGATCGTAGATAAGTTTAGAGGTAAAGTCAGATTGTTAGCTAAAGGCAACACCGTTATTCAAAATACGATCGTAAATTCTGCGGTTAAGTTGGAATCTGAAGTAAAAGACAATAGCAAGGGCTTTGTTAATGTCGAATTCAGGAATAAAGTGAAGGGAGAAAGTGTTCAGCTTCAGGGGTATTTTACTAAAGTTACTGTAGTAACGAAGGTGACCGTCGAGGTTCTTGAAAGAACGGAAATCGGTAACCTTGAACTGGCATCCGGTGCGGGGGAAAGTACTGTAACGGTCAAGGAAAGTGCGACATTAATGAAAGTAGTATTGAACGCGGCCGTAACTATTAAGGGCAGCGGTACAATTAAATTTGTTCTTGTTCATGTTAACGGAACAACTATTGAGCAAAAGGTAGAGGCTTATGAGTTGGGTAGCGCAACCATTACGATTACTATTAATGGTACTGTAGTTGTTAAAACTCCGGGAGCTCCAGGAACTCCTATAACACCGGGAACTCCGGGAACAAGCGTGCCGCCTCAAACTACGATCCCGAACCCGAACCCGAACCCGAACCCGAATCCGAACCCGGACCCGGAAGAAGAACTGACGGATTTGCCGGAAGCTGAAGGTATATTTATAGTCGGGGATAATGCTTACTCCTATATCGGTGAGGAAACGAATTACTCTGATCTTCAAATTTTCCTTTATGACGCTGTAACTGATAGTGTGTATGAGACCACTTACTCAACTGCTTACGGCCCTATCGGGGAGTTTCCAATTAATGAAGGTTCGATCCCGAATGCGGAATACATAGCCAGTCTGGAGAACGAAGACTATTATGCTCTGTATGATGTTCCTATGCTGGGAAGCGTATCGGTAAATGATGTTGTGTATGGTCATGTATTCTATGGCGGATTGGAAAAGTTAAGCTATAAAATTAATGATTACAACGTTAACGATTTGTCAGCTCAACAGTCTGCCAGCGCAAAACCTTTGGCTCATGGAGATCAAATGACCATGTTCTTCGGAGAGAACTTAACGTTAGTAGCATTATGGAATGCATCTGAAAACAAATGGGAATTACATTCCATCAGCAGTGGAAGTGTAAGCGCACCACTGAATGTGAAGGCGTTAACCGTAACCGACACTGATATTAATGTAACTTGGAATGCCGTACCTGATGCGGATTATTACTATATTTATTACAGTAATGCATTGAACGGTACCTATGCACCTGTACTAGACAAGCAAGGTGAGAAGGCAAGAATTACAGGAACTAGTTATCTGGACACAAGCAATCTTCCTAATACTCAACGATATTATAAGGTAACAGCTGTGATAGATGCTCTTCATCTCGAATCTGCAGAGAGCAAAGTCGCTTTTGCGACCACATATCATAACAAGCACACAGCTCTAAATTTCACTGTAACTGACAGTGTGCAGGATCCTATTCTTCCAGTAATCTATATGACGGATCGAGCGGGTCAGAAGGTATACTCTTTAAATTACGAAACGAAAGAACTAAAATCACTTGCAGTTAGCCTGCCGCCGGAAAGCATTACTTACGCTAACGGTGAGCTGTTTGTGGCACTGCTGAAAATGCCGCACTCTTACGTAGCATCGGTGGAAAGCGGCGCCATTGCAATTATCAATGCAGGAAACTTAACGGTTACTAAAACCATTGATATTAATTTGGATCCATATGACCTGGCGGTAGATCGTAACGGTTATATTTATGTATCATCTGGTTCGGATCAATGGACGGATCTGAAATCATATTCAAGAGTAGGGTTTGGGGTAGGAACAAGCGGAATCCGCCATCAAAGTTATATCCTGATGCATCCGACATTAGATAAGATTTATGCCATTAATACCGATACGTCTCCTCGTGATATCAGAGCATACAACCTTAACACAGACGGCACATTTGTAGAGCCGGCGTATCCGGGCGGCTATGATTCTCCTTATCACGGAGATCATACCATGACGGTATTCATGAAACTCTCTCCGGACGGAAAGTATTTGTTCAACGGAGCAGGAACTATTTTCCAAACCGTTAGCAGCAAGGCAGATGACATGAAATTTGTAACGAAGCTAACCGCTGGGTTTAGCGATGTTGCTTTCGATATCCCGAATAATCAATTTTTCACTATCAGCAACACCAACGTGGGTGTATATAATTACAACGAATTGAAGCAAACCGGAATCTATCACACAGATGGAATGGGTAGCGGATTATTCGAGGCGAAGAGTCAGTTGATCGCCATTACCACCCTTGGTGGAAAGACAATCGTAGAGTATATCAATAAGAAATAG
- a CDS encoding stalk domain-containing protein, translating into MTPVTSVLAETNQRVYSFKDEITTVNIPMKSISSYRLLDNYIAYEKMEDNTTHIYVTNLNTGEINKLTSVKSFKGIPVLSQTPQGIMVLWSEQRGSEQGNLFAYDIKSQTTKSLLKGTFSQLTADGSLIAWTNMDTGNIHTYDIVSGVNETIAKGSYPQIKKGIIVYRNDQGQLTVYLSQTKETKLIMSSHIESFAFTGRYILVRERINQTNSFQLYDLQDFRQFGNNLNADEKVHKTYLYADDSFGVWVKETASGNAEVTGADLIFRGVFPIAMKPTPARNILGIQKDVLYFLDAKDNLVKRTIMPPSNRTVRDAEPISVMINGKIADLHHPSLLINENYYVDAAAVLEQLGYKVNWDKGINQLRAEGNGKSVVITADQNSIMAGSDRIPLESSPVVRSEVLYIPIEVINRMGDKKVSVNKDKSTKVNTIYIRPYDTADTLYFENGRIKYKGQLANGIRQGTGASYNEENGGRDYNGEWLADKMHGEGIMYSWSGKSIFFKGKMENGLQLEGIEYYPGTQTPRFEGKYRRGLPWEGRGLNLFPDGTAFAYHLKSGAKNGNAVLYNSDGTINRLLVYKNDIAIQGTFYKNGKVVYKGITDEYGEPISKVNVKK; encoded by the coding sequence ATGACGCCCGTTACATCCGTGTTAGCGGAGACAAACCAGCGGGTTTACAGCTTCAAAGACGAGATTACAACAGTAAATATTCCTATGAAAAGTATATCTTCATATCGTTTACTGGACAATTATATTGCTTATGAGAAAATGGAAGATAATACGACCCACATCTATGTGACCAATTTAAATACCGGAGAAATCAATAAGCTTACTTCAGTCAAGAGTTTTAAGGGTATTCCGGTATTATCGCAAACACCTCAAGGAATTATGGTCTTATGGTCTGAACAGAGGGGCAGCGAACAAGGAAATTTATTTGCTTATGACATTAAGAGTCAGACAACTAAATCTCTGCTTAAAGGAACTTTTTCACAGCTCACGGCGGATGGTTCATTGATTGCCTGGACGAATATGGATACTGGCAATATTCATACTTATGACATAGTGTCCGGGGTTAATGAAACCATAGCGAAAGGTTCATACCCACAGATTAAAAAAGGAATTATCGTATACAGAAATGACCAAGGGCAACTGACAGTTTACCTATCGCAAACGAAAGAGACAAAGTTGATCATGAGTAGTCATATTGAGTCTTTTGCATTCACGGGCAGATATATTTTGGTTAGAGAGCGTATTAACCAAACAAATTCATTTCAACTTTATGATTTACAAGATTTTAGACAATTCGGAAATAACTTAAATGCAGATGAGAAAGTTCATAAAACTTATCTTTATGCAGATGACAGTTTCGGGGTGTGGGTTAAGGAAACGGCTTCCGGCAATGCCGAAGTTACCGGAGCGGATCTGATATTTAGGGGAGTTTTCCCTATCGCTATGAAACCCACTCCTGCCAGAAATATACTAGGTATACAAAAGGATGTGCTGTATTTCCTTGATGCTAAAGATAATTTAGTTAAGAGAACGATCATGCCTCCCTCCAACCGTACCGTCAGGGATGCGGAACCTATCAGTGTAATGATTAACGGTAAGATCGCTGACCTACATCATCCTTCATTGCTCATTAACGAAAATTATTACGTTGATGCTGCCGCAGTACTTGAGCAATTAGGATACAAGGTTAACTGGGATAAAGGAATCAATCAGCTTCGCGCTGAAGGGAACGGAAAATCAGTTGTTATTACAGCGGACCAGAATTCAATTATGGCGGGCAGTGATCGGATACCGCTAGAATCTTCACCTGTGGTCCGTTCTGAAGTATTGTACATTCCAATTGAAGTCATAAACCGGATGGGCGATAAGAAAGTTAGCGTAAACAAAGATAAAAGTACGAAGGTGAATACAATTTATATTCGTCCATATGATACAGCAGATACTCTGTATTTCGAAAACGGCAGGATTAAGTATAAAGGTCAGCTTGCAAACGGAATAAGACAAGGCACAGGTGCCTCGTATAACGAGGAGAACGGCGGCAGGGATTATAACGGAGAGTGGCTTGCCGATAAAATGCATGGAGAGGGAATCATGTACAGCTGGTCAGGTAAATCAATTTTTTTCAAAGGCAAAATGGAGAATGGACTTCAGTTGGAAGGGATCGAATACTATCCAGGCACCCAAACTCCTCGTTTTGAAGGTAAGTACAGAAGAGGACTTCCGTGGGAAGGAAGGGGGCTGAATTTATTTCCAGATGGCACAGCCTTTGCTTATCATTTAAAGAGCGGTGCAAAGAATGGCAATGCTGTACTTTACAATTCCGACGGAACGATCAATCGGTTGTTAGTTTATAAGAATGACATCGCAATTCAGGGTACATTCTATAAAAATGGTAAAGTTGTGTATAAAGGTATAACGGACGAATATGGTGAACCGATCAGTAAGGTAAATGTGAAGAAATAA